The following coding sequences lie in one Brevibacterium marinum genomic window:
- a CDS encoding N-acetylglucosamine-6-phosphate deacetylase: MNGNSDTMSADTARADSIIHNAVILDDDPRRFTAELADDWLAEAGGVVIARGRGAGWQGLTTSAKARIIDAGGAYLAPAYVDIHCHGAGGSSAEDGEAGLAEALAVHRSHGTRALALSYVSDTIDGLCTSLTTGARLTRDHSAVLGLHAEGPFLSPDFKGAHAPEVLTAPTPEAVDSILAAADGRLAQITIAPELPGALDAIERFTSAGVSVAVGHTAAGYEEAVRAFDAGASILTHTFNAMPGIHHRAPGPILAAVDAGHVTLELIDDGVHVAAPAARMLATLVPDRIALITDAMAATGMADGRYMLGSLPVQVEETVARLLNEDGSTGSIAGSTLTMDDAVMRAVTEVGMSPLEAVRAASLVPLRALGLVAAEEHRLLRAGAPADYLLLGEDMSIRDRD, from the coding sequence GTGAATGGGAACAGCGACACGATGTCCGCGGACACGGCCCGAGCGGATTCGATCATCCACAACGCCGTCATCCTCGATGACGACCCGCGCCGCTTCACCGCGGAGCTCGCCGACGACTGGCTCGCCGAAGCGGGGGGAGTCGTCATCGCACGCGGCCGCGGTGCGGGCTGGCAGGGCCTGACCACCTCGGCGAAGGCGCGGATCATCGACGCAGGGGGAGCGTACCTGGCCCCGGCCTACGTCGACATCCACTGTCACGGGGCCGGCGGATCCAGCGCCGAGGACGGGGAGGCCGGACTCGCCGAGGCGCTCGCGGTCCACCGCAGTCACGGAACCCGAGCGCTCGCCCTGTCTTACGTCTCGGACACCATCGACGGCCTGTGCACCTCCCTGACCACGGGAGCCCGGCTGACCCGTGACCACTCGGCCGTGCTCGGGCTGCACGCCGAGGGCCCCTTCCTGTCCCCGGACTTCAAGGGCGCACACGCACCCGAGGTGCTCACCGCCCCCACGCCCGAAGCGGTCGACTCGATCCTCGCAGCCGCCGACGGACGCCTGGCCCAGATCACGATCGCCCCGGAACTGCCCGGCGCGCTCGACGCCATCGAACGATTCACCTCGGCGGGGGTGAGCGTGGCAGTCGGACACACGGCGGCCGGCTACGAGGAGGCTGTCCGGGCCTTCGACGCGGGGGCGAGCATCCTCACCCACACGTTCAACGCGATGCCCGGAATCCACCACCGGGCTCCCGGACCGATCCTCGCCGCCGTCGACGCCGGACATGTCACGCTCGAACTCATCGACGACGGGGTGCACGTGGCGGCCCCGGCCGCACGGATGCTGGCGACACTGGTGCCGGACAGGATCGCACTGATCACCGATGCCATGGCCGCCACGGGGATGGCCGACGGGCGCTACATGCTCGGGTCCCTGCCTGTGCAGGTGGAGGAGACCGTGGCACGACTGCTGAACGAGGACGGCTCGACCGGGTCCATCGCCGGTTCGACCCTGACCATGGACGATGCTGTGATGAGGGCCGTGACCGAGGTGGGCATGAGCCCCCTCGAAGCGGTCCGGGCAGCGAGCCTCGTGCCGCTGCGGGCACTGGGTCTCGTCGCAGCCGAGGAACACAGGCTGCTGCGGGCCGGAGCGCCCGCCGACTACCTGCTGCTGGGTGAGGACATGAGCATCCGCGACCGTGACTGA
- a CDS encoding methylated-DNA--[protein]-cysteine S-methyltransferase yields MVKGADGPQQDRAGAPRESTTVSTPVGSITVSASDRAVLRVEWAGRSSETATAIAASCETAGASPAATSERLLAEAADQLHRYFDGSLTVFDLTIELQGVSDIARTVLTTLAETVERGTTITYGELAGRSGTGIPARAVGGIMGLNPIPIIVPCHRVVRSDGLGGYSGGLPGTSLETKRWLLEFEDALPPMLF; encoded by the coding sequence ATGGTGAAGGGCGCCGATGGGCCGCAGCAGGATCGAGCCGGGGCCCCTCGGGAATCGACGACTGTGAGCACCCCTGTCGGCTCGATCACCGTGTCGGCCAGTGACCGGGCTGTCCTTCGCGTCGAATGGGCCGGCAGAAGCTCCGAGACCGCCACCGCCATTGCCGCCTCCTGTGAGACTGCAGGCGCATCACCGGCCGCGACGTCAGAACGACTGCTGGCAGAGGCCGCTGACCAGCTCCACAGGTATTTCGACGGCAGTCTCACTGTTTTCGATCTGACGATCGAACTCCAGGGGGTCTCCGATATCGCCAGGACGGTGCTGACCACACTCGCCGAAACGGTCGAGCGCGGCACTACCATCACCTATGGTGAGCTCGCCGGGCGCAGCGGAACCGGCATTCCCGCCCGCGCCGTCGGCGGGATCATGGGGCTCAATCCGATCCCGATCATCGTGCCCTGCCACAGAGTGGTGCGCAGTGACGGACTGGGCGGATACTCCGGTGGTCTGCCGGGGACGAGCCTCGAGACGAAACGCTGGCTGCTCGAGTTCGAGGACGCCCTTCCCCCGATGCTGTTCTGA
- a CDS encoding glycine betaine ABC transporter substrate-binding protein, with protein MKNRFLTTFVAGVAALGLALTGCSQEASNDEGGGGDKGTIKLGYVTGWTDGQSISLLLEDQLGKMGYDVETETFADAAVLYAGVANGDVDMYPSSWPEVTHKQYMDEYGDKLEDVGAYYDNAVLTIAVPKYMDDVNSIEDLKGQADRFNGEIIGIEPGAGLTKTTKDSMLPEYGLDKEYELVTSSTAAMLTELGNATDAEEDIVVTLWRPFWANNAYPVKDLKDPKGAMGDPEKLHFTATKGFSDEFSDAADYVSKIKLDDAQYGDLEDLVVNEYEDEGEKAITEWLKKNPDAYESEITDEDE; from the coding sequence ATGAAAAATAGATTCCTCACAACATTCGTCGCCGGAGTGGCAGCTCTCGGCCTGGCCCTGACCGGTTGTTCGCAGGAGGCCTCGAATGACGAAGGAGGCGGCGGAGACAAGGGCACCATCAAGCTCGGCTATGTCACCGGCTGGACCGACGGTCAGAGCATCTCTCTGCTGCTCGAAGACCAGCTCGGAAAGATGGGATACGACGTCGAGACAGAAACCTTCGCCGATGCTGCTGTCCTCTATGCCGGTGTCGCCAACGGCGATGTCGACATGTACCCCTCGTCGTGGCCCGAGGTCACGCACAAGCAATACATGGACGAGTACGGCGACAAGCTCGAAGACGTCGGCGCCTACTACGACAACGCAGTGCTCACCATCGCGGTGCCGAAATACATGGACGACGTCAACTCGATCGAGGATCTCAAGGGACAGGCAGACCGCTTCAACGGAGAGATCATCGGCATCGAGCCCGGTGCGGGCCTGACCAAGACCACCAAAGATTCGATGCTCCCCGAATACGGCTTGGACAAGGAGTACGAACTCGTCACCTCCTCGACTGCGGCCATGCTCACCGAGCTCGGCAACGCCACCGACGCCGAAGAAGACATCGTCGTCACACTGTGGCGTCCGTTCTGGGCGAACAACGCCTACCCGGTCAAGGACCTCAAGGATCCGAAGGGTGCCATGGGTGATCCCGAGAAGCTTCACTTCACAGCCACCAAGGGCTTCAGTGATGAATTCTCCGACGCCGCCGACTACGTCAGCAAGATCAAGCTCGATGATGCTCAGTACGGTGACCTCGAGGACCTGGTCGTCAACGAATACGAGGACGAGGGCGAGAAGGCCATCACCGAGTGGCTGAAGAAGAACCCCGACGCCTACGAGAGTGAGATCACCGACGAAGACGAGTGA
- a CDS encoding ABC transporter permease: MENIRIPIGAWVDVAFDWLKENISWFFDFVTFLFTFLIEGLTEVLVDLHPLVIIILLALIGWILRSWQMALGTLVTLFFIMTMDQWVPAMQTLALIIIAAVIAIIIAIPVGILAARNDTASAFIRPVLDFMQTMPAFVYLIPAVTFFSIGVVPGLVSTVIFALPPGVRFTELGIRGVDSETVEAGQSFGATPGQILRGVQLPLATPTIMAGINQVIMLALAMAVIAGFVGADGLGKNVVEAVATQNLPLGVEAGLGVVIVAVYLDRVTAALGNAKDYPRSLVAAFRKRSAKKKATAAQA, translated from the coding sequence ATGGAGAACATCAGAATCCCGATCGGGGCCTGGGTCGACGTCGCCTTCGACTGGCTCAAAGAGAACATCTCCTGGTTCTTCGACTTCGTCACCTTCCTCTTCACCTTCCTCATCGAGGGACTCACCGAGGTACTCGTCGACCTTCACCCACTGGTCATCATCATCTTGCTCGCGCTCATCGGTTGGATCCTGCGGTCCTGGCAGATGGCGCTGGGCACACTGGTCACCCTGTTCTTCATCATGACCATGGATCAGTGGGTGCCCGCGATGCAGACATTGGCGCTGATCATCATCGCTGCGGTCATCGCGATCATCATCGCGATCCCGGTCGGCATCCTGGCCGCCAGGAACGATACTGCGTCTGCCTTCATCCGGCCCGTACTCGACTTCATGCAGACCATGCCGGCATTCGTCTACCTGATCCCAGCAGTGACCTTCTTCAGCATCGGCGTGGTCCCCGGCCTCGTCTCAACCGTCATCTTCGCCCTGCCACCAGGAGTGCGGTTCACCGAACTCGGAATTCGAGGAGTCGACTCGGAGACAGTTGAGGCCGGCCAATCCTTCGGAGCCACGCCGGGACAGATCCTCAGAGGCGTTCAGCTGCCTCTCGCCACACCGACCATCATGGCCGGCATCAACCAGGTCATCATGCTCGCGCTGGCAATGGCCGTCATCGCCGGCTTCGTCGGTGCCGACGGCTTGGGAAAGAACGTCGTCGAGGCCGTCGCCACCCAGAATCTGCCCCTCGGCGTCGAAGCCGGACTCGGTGTGGTGATTGTCGCGGTCTACCTCGATCGCGTAACCGCTGCCTTGGGCAATGCGAAAGACTATCCGCGCTCGCTCGTCGCTGCATTCCGCAAACGCAGCGCGAAGAAGAAGGCCACGGCCGCACAAGCGTGA
- a CDS encoding betaine/proline/choline family ABC transporter ATP-binding protein: MSVVKASNVYKVFGKRQNEVVKRLEEGADRDDLTKLGTAAVIDASFEVEPGEIFVVMGLSGSGKSTLIRTLNGLWAPTAGSVEVLGTDIAKVDAPTLRKTRSEHVSMVFQHFALLPHRTVRDNAAYALEIRGTDKAERDKAADRWLKAVGLDGWADKYPEQLSGGMQQRVGLARALAAETDILLMDEAFSALDPLIRREMQEQLVDLQSELKKTIIFITHDLNEAMFLGDRIAVMRNGRIVQVGTPEEILTDPANDYVAQFVHDVDRARVLTASNVMEKARQVVTNQNGPRVALRSMRESNASAIYVTDRHRKFLGGVSDRDCIDHLRAGATTLDEIIKPIVTPASPDDLLIDLFLPSSETPLPVPVTNDEEHLVGVVPRATLLAALGNQTGNDEQSNEETSLEWAAPVNTGVIDQVLAETDDAAGAETADRKGAF, from the coding sequence GTGAGCGTTGTCAAAGCATCAAACGTTTACAAGGTCTTCGGCAAGCGCCAGAATGAGGTCGTCAAACGACTCGAAGAAGGCGCAGATCGCGATGATCTCACCAAACTCGGCACTGCCGCAGTCATCGATGCGAGCTTTGAGGTCGAACCAGGCGAGATCTTCGTCGTCATGGGCCTGTCAGGCTCGGGCAAGTCCACCCTGATCCGCACGCTCAACGGGCTGTGGGCTCCGACTGCGGGCTCGGTCGAGGTGCTGGGCACCGATATAGCCAAGGTCGATGCGCCCACTCTGCGCAAGACTCGCAGCGAGCACGTCTCAATGGTGTTCCAGCACTTCGCCTTGCTCCCCCACCGCACGGTTCGCGACAACGCGGCCTACGCACTTGAGATCCGTGGGACGGACAAGGCCGAGCGAGACAAAGCCGCGGATCGTTGGCTCAAGGCAGTCGGCCTCGATGGCTGGGCCGACAAGTACCCCGAACAGCTCTCCGGCGGCATGCAGCAACGTGTGGGCCTCGCGCGTGCTCTTGCTGCCGAGACAGACATCCTGCTCATGGACGAGGCTTTCTCCGCTCTGGACCCTCTCATCCGACGTGAGATGCAGGAGCAGCTCGTCGACCTGCAGTCCGAGCTCAAGAAGACCATCATCTTCATCACTCACGACCTCAACGAAGCGATGTTCCTCGGTGACCGGATCGCGGTCATGCGCAATGGACGCATCGTCCAGGTCGGCACCCCGGAAGAGATACTCACCGATCCGGCCAATGACTATGTGGCCCAATTCGTCCACGACGTCGATCGTGCCAGAGTCCTCACTGCCAGCAACGTCATGGAGAAGGCCCGTCAGGTCGTTACAAACCAGAACGGCCCCCGCGTCGCCTTGCGCAGTATGCGCGAGAGCAACGCCTCGGCCATCTATGTCACCGATCGTCACCGGAAGTTCCTCGGCGGCGTCAGCGATCGCGATTGCATCGACCACCTTCGCGCGGGCGCGACCACCCTGGATGAGATCATCAAACCGATCGTGACACCGGCATCGCCGGACGATCTGCTCATCGACCTGTTCCTTCCGTCATCGGAGACCCCTCTGCCCGTTCCGGTGACGAACGACGAAGAACATCTCGTCGGAGTCGTTCCCCGCGCCACTCTGTTGGCCGCGCTGGGCAATCAGACCGGAAACGACGAACAGTCGAACGAGGAGACGTCCTTGGAATGGGCTGCGCCGGTGAATACCGGCGTCATCGATCAAGTTCTCGCCGAGACGGATGATGCCGCAGGGGCCGAAACTGCAGACAGGAAGGGCGCCTTCTAA
- a CDS encoding alpha/beta fold hydrolase: MTQSYSFGLRTGEGEQHVSARDQHTITTRDRFRLAVQVSGPPQAPALLLLPGQANSHAWWDGLRSDFEPQFRTVTFDYRGTGGSRGELGVLSTASFAADAAEVLDQLGIARAAVYGTSMGGRIAQMLALNFPDRVSALVLGCTTPGGPHSIKRPREVGRSLARLRGREHTQYLFSLFYTPDWTGAARCSKLLGDDTMTPQESAAHLRISASHNAFDRLPEITAATLIVHGDEDLMNPVDNAHLLHERIANSRILICRGGRHGFFEEFAEVVNPEINGFLHDVS; this comes from the coding sequence ATGACCCAATCGTATTCGTTCGGGCTCCGCACCGGTGAAGGGGAACAGCACGTGAGCGCCAGGGACCAGCACACCATCACCACCCGCGACCGATTTCGGCTCGCAGTCCAGGTCAGCGGCCCGCCACAGGCACCCGCCCTGCTCCTCCTCCCAGGTCAGGCGAACTCCCACGCATGGTGGGACGGACTGCGCTCGGACTTCGAACCGCAGTTTCGCACCGTGACCTTCGACTACCGCGGCACCGGAGGCAGCCGCGGCGAGTTGGGTGTGCTGTCGACCGCGAGCTTCGCCGCCGACGCCGCCGAAGTCCTCGACCAGCTGGGCATCGCGCGGGCCGCCGTGTACGGAACGTCGATGGGTGGGCGCATCGCCCAGATGCTGGCGCTGAATTTCCCCGATCGGGTCAGCGCCCTGGTCCTGGGATGTACGACACCGGGCGGGCCGCACTCGATCAAACGCCCACGGGAGGTCGGCCGGTCCTTGGCCCGGCTGCGCGGACGCGAGCACACGCAGTACCTCTTCTCGCTGTTCTATACTCCCGACTGGACGGGCGCTGCCCGCTGCAGCAAGCTCCTCGGCGATGACACGATGACACCCCAGGAGTCGGCGGCGCATCTGCGCATCAGCGCCAGCCACAACGCCTTCGACCGTCTGCCGGAGATCACAGCGGCCACCCTCATCGTCCACGGTGACGAAGACCTGATGAATCCCGTCGACAACGCGCACCTGCTGCACGAGCGCATAGCGAATTCCCGGATCCTCATCTGCCGCGGCGGCCGGCACGGCTTCTTCGAGGAGTTCGCCGAGGTGGTCAACCCCGAGATCAACGGTTTCCTGCACGACGTTTCCTGA
- a CDS encoding type I 3-dehydroquinate dehydratase, with product MKQLSFLNGAGRPAIIVPVQASEPDEIVRHCWDIAGTGLVDVVEWRIDPFITRISGNGSAAGAGGSEARELAEAVLGVVPDVAAAGLPVLITLRTGFEGGAAEVGEDDYAQFLSVFITGLRNRGATQTATGDSGQTATGGSGQGQGTEARLALDVEIDRRGASELIALAHEYGLPVVASHHDFADTASAETLLAKFTAMAGADADVAKIAMMPRSRADVARLLRATAEADQTLETPVIGISMGRLGRTSRIMGADFGSRASFAQLGEPSAPGQIAVADLAGMFDRLYG from the coding sequence ATGAAGCAATTGTCGTTCCTCAACGGTGCCGGCCGCCCGGCCATCATCGTTCCCGTCCAGGCGAGCGAGCCGGATGAGATCGTGCGGCACTGCTGGGACATTGCCGGCACCGGCCTCGTCGACGTCGTCGAATGGCGCATCGATCCGTTCATCACCCGGATCTCGGGCAATGGCAGTGCCGCGGGTGCCGGCGGGAGCGAAGCCCGCGAGCTCGCCGAGGCCGTCTTGGGCGTGGTCCCGGACGTCGCCGCAGCAGGACTGCCGGTGCTCATCACGCTGCGCACGGGATTCGAAGGAGGAGCCGCCGAGGTCGGCGAGGACGACTACGCGCAGTTCCTCTCTGTGTTCATCACCGGGCTGCGGAACCGGGGCGCGACCCAGACCGCCACCGGAGATTCCGGGCAGACCGCCACCGGAGGGTCGGGGCAAGGACAGGGGACGGAAGCGCGATTGGCCCTCGACGTCGAGATCGATCGCCGGGGAGCGAGTGAACTCATTGCCCTGGCTCACGAGTACGGTCTTCCGGTTGTGGCCTCACACCACGACTTTGCGGACACCGCCTCGGCCGAAACCCTGCTGGCTAAGTTCACCGCGATGGCCGGAGCCGATGCAGATGTGGCGAAGATCGCGATGATGCCGCGATCGCGGGCCGATGTCGCGAGACTGCTGCGTGCCACCGCCGAGGCGGATCAGACCCTCGAAACTCCCGTGATCGGGATCTCCATGGGCCGGCTGGGCAGAACCAGTCGGATCATGGGCGCGGACTTCGGCAGCCGTGCATCCTTTGCGCAGCTGGGTGAGCCCTCGGCTCCCGGCCAGATCGCAGTTGCGGACCTGGCCGGGATGTTCGACCGGCTCTACGGCTGA
- a CDS encoding DUF4235 domain-containing protein, with product MGKLAWQIIGVGAPIAATFVARKALTFAWEKSTKRPAPNNPVDDEISMSEALAWTIVSGVGVAVARLVAQRIAATTVRNSFGDEALPKKFQKPIDETSD from the coding sequence ATGGGAAAGCTCGCTTGGCAGATCATCGGCGTCGGAGCGCCCATTGCGGCGACATTCGTGGCTCGCAAGGCGTTGACCTTCGCCTGGGAGAAGTCGACCAAACGCCCCGCACCGAACAACCCCGTCGATGATGAGATCTCGATGTCCGAGGCCCTCGCCTGGACCATCGTCTCCGGTGTCGGCGTCGCTGTGGCACGGCTCGTCGCTCAGCGCATTGCCGCCACCACCGTTCGCAACAGCTTCGGCGATGAGGCTCTGCCCAAGAAGTTCCAGAAGCCGATCGACGAGACGAGCGACTGA
- a CDS encoding aminotransferase class IV → MTDALVLIDPAASTVEAADLDAPQLPVTDLSAHRGDGIFETVLVRLDDADVTVVSRERHFARFGASASALGLPDPDPELWNRALEAVIAKVRAADPLNTEFGVRYACSRGSQNPDGSQSPRGWAFNVPVDGKITRARTQGISAVSLDRGYDAYLGSKAPWLLIGAKTLSYAVNQAAGRYAAEQGADEALFVSHDGVVLEGPTSNLIIRRGERLLTPNPEAGLLSGTTQRLVFDHAGELGLTAEYADFGLGDVIAADGAWYVSSMRTAVTLNQLDGNPIARDEELTSKLQRVIMAG, encoded by the coding sequence ATGACCGATGCCCTTGTCCTCATCGACCCTGCTGCTTCCACCGTCGAGGCCGCCGACCTCGACGCGCCGCAGCTTCCCGTCACGGATCTGTCCGCCCACCGCGGCGACGGCATCTTCGAGACCGTGCTCGTGCGCCTCGACGATGCGGACGTGACCGTCGTGTCTCGGGAACGCCACTTCGCACGGTTCGGCGCATCCGCCTCGGCGCTGGGCCTGCCCGACCCGGACCCGGAGCTGTGGAACCGTGCCCTCGAGGCCGTGATCGCGAAGGTGCGGGCGGCCGATCCGCTGAACACCGAGTTCGGGGTCCGCTACGCGTGCTCACGCGGGAGCCAGAATCCGGACGGGAGCCAGAGCCCGCGCGGCTGGGCATTCAACGTCCCCGTCGATGGCAAGATCACGCGGGCCCGGACGCAGGGCATCTCCGCCGTCAGCCTCGATCGCGGCTACGACGCCTACCTCGGCAGCAAGGCGCCATGGCTGCTCATCGGCGCCAAGACCCTCTCCTACGCGGTCAACCAGGCCGCGGGCAGGTACGCCGCGGAGCAGGGAGCCGACGAGGCTCTGTTCGTCTCCCACGACGGCGTCGTCCTCGAGGGACCGACATCCAATCTCATCATCCGCCGAGGCGAGCGCCTCCTCACACCGAATCCGGAGGCCGGGCTGCTCTCCGGCACTACCCAGCGTCTGGTCTTCGACCATGCAGGAGAGCTCGGGCTCACGGCCGAATACGCGGACTTCGGCCTCGGCGATGTCATCGCCGCCGACGGAGCCTGGTATGTGTCATCGATGCGCACGGCCGTGACTCTCAATCAGCTGGACGGCAACCCCATCGCGCGCGACGAGGAGCTGACGTCGAAGCTGCAGCGGGTGATCATGGCCGGCTGA
- a CDS encoding VIT1/CCC1 transporter family protein produces MNNESTVPDAPHEPDRRTIRRWQRYLANERLEERVYRDLAERRSGEDREILLGLATAESRHQEHWIDLLGERAGKKRAPDLITLGLAFLGRLFGSVFVLALAQQSETSSPYDDDDAASAEMAADERIHAEVVRALAARSRARLSGNFRAAVFGANDGLVSNLALVLGVGAAGVSNHVILLTGVSGLLAGALSMGAGEYISVRSQRELLDASTPDPESRHALADLNIDANELSLVFRARGMESPAADARAHKTIAAAKNQRAPRLPSLDSGVDRDELGTGLGAALSSFGFFSSGALIPILPYAFGMTGLSAVILSAGLVGIALLFTGGTVGLLSGTAPGPRALRQLAVGFGAAAVTYVLGLLFGVSGG; encoded by the coding sequence ATGAACAATGAATCGACGGTCCCCGACGCACCCCATGAGCCCGATCGCAGGACCATCCGACGCTGGCAGAGGTACCTCGCAAACGAGCGGCTCGAGGAGCGCGTCTACCGCGATCTGGCCGAGCGCCGCTCCGGTGAGGATCGGGAGATCCTCCTGGGACTGGCCACGGCCGAATCCCGGCATCAGGAGCATTGGATCGACCTCCTCGGCGAGCGGGCCGGGAAGAAGCGCGCCCCCGATCTGATCACGCTGGGCCTCGCCTTTCTGGGGCGGCTCTTCGGGTCGGTCTTCGTCCTCGCGCTCGCGCAGCAGTCGGAGACGAGTTCGCCCTATGACGACGATGACGCCGCATCGGCGGAGATGGCCGCGGATGAGCGGATCCACGCCGAGGTGGTCCGTGCTCTCGCGGCCCGTTCCCGAGCCCGCCTGTCGGGCAACTTCCGTGCCGCGGTCTTCGGCGCCAATGACGGGCTCGTCTCCAACCTCGCCCTCGTCCTCGGCGTCGGGGCCGCGGGAGTGAGCAACCACGTCATTCTGCTCACCGGCGTCTCCGGGCTGCTTGCCGGGGCTCTGTCGATGGGGGCCGGGGAGTACATCTCGGTGCGCTCCCAGCGCGAGCTGCTCGACGCCTCGACCCCGGATCCCGAATCCCGCCACGCCCTGGCCGATCTCAACATCGACGCCAATGAGCTTTCGCTGGTCTTCCGCGCCCGGGGCATGGAATCTCCCGCAGCCGACGCCCGCGCCCACAAGACCATCGCCGCGGCCAAGAACCAGAGGGCCCCGCGGCTGCCCAGCCTCGACTCCGGCGTCGACCGCGACGAGTTGGGCACAGGCCTGGGGGCGGCGCTGTCGAGCTTCGGCTTCTTCTCCTCGGGCGCACTCATCCCGATTCTCCCCTATGCCTTCGGCATGACGGGACTGTCCGCGGTGATCCTCTCGGCCGGACTCGTCGGCATCGCGCTCCTCTTCACCGGCGGCACCGTCGGCCTGCTCTCGGGCACCGCCCCGGGACCGCGGGCCCTGCGTCAGCTCGCCGTGGGATTCGGCGCGGCGGCCGTGACCTACGTGCTCGGCCTCCTCTTCGGCGTCAGCGGCGGCTGA